A window of the Oncorhynchus kisutch isolate 150728-3 linkage group LG12, Okis_V2, whole genome shotgun sequence genome harbors these coding sequences:
- the LOC109882024 gene encoding delta-like protein 4, whose translation MAAWFTFTIAFSTTVLTQVFGSGVFEIDLHEFKNSKGLLENGNSCRLNCRTFFRVCLKNYQAVVSPGDCIFGNALTPVLGTNSFSAMDGGAFSRPIRIPFNFGWPGSFSLIIEAWYSPSTDLPVDTSNPEMLISFFSIQRQLGVGTAWSLDVQSGRQTELRYSYRFICNDNYYGESCSKICTPRDDRFGHYTCDLDDGQLSCLPGWKGEYCEEPICLVGCSEGNGNCSRPGECVCREGWQGLFCDECKKYPACKHGTCQQPWQCNCKEGWGGLFCDQDLNFCTHHRPCVNGATCMNTGQGSYTCTCPPGFTGVNCELELQECDSDPCRNGGLCTNLDVGYRCSCPQGFEGSHCEHSLLTCADSPCFHSGQCHQKDNGRSYICECPPGYTGLNCEKRVDKCTSLPCANGGLCLIHGGVRLCSCRSGFTGQRCEININECAGNPCTNGGTCLDRINDYTCHCPQGYVGRNCDRGLYECSINPCLNGGLCTGGGGPGKPPATCICPAGFTGSRCQFFAVTLPVGGERINGESQDGFQWAAVSLAVGLVALLVLLCMVGLALRHIHRRTGRDRGDGETMNNLSDVQRDNLIPPSQLKNTNQKVGLEVDCESEKSNFIHKNYQLDSYSNAKSKELKDDTSQEDRSKSHVIYDTCLEEKIPLSRMYSEKSECRISTICSPRDAQIYQSVFVIGEERRACVIATEV comes from the exons ATGGCAGCTTGGTTCACTTTTACCATCGCATTCAGCACCACTGTACTGACACAG gtatttGGATCCGGTGTTTTTGAGATCGATCTACATGAATTTAAAAACAGCAAAGGATTGCTGGAGAATGGCAACTCGTGCAGGCTCAACTGCAGGACTTTCTTTCGTGTTTGTCTTAAGAACTACCAGGCGGTCGTGTCGCCAGGTGACTGTATCTTTGGAAATGCCTTGACGCCGGTGCTAGGGACCAACTCCTTTAGCGCCATGGACGGGGGCGCTTTCAGTAGACCCATCCGAATCCCGTTCAACTTCGGATGGCCG GGATCGTTTTCTTTGATAATTGAAGCCTGGTATTCACCTTCAACAGATCTACCTGTTG ACACCAGCAACCCAGAGATGTTGATTAGTTTCTTTTCCATCCAGAGACAGCTGGGCGTAGGGACCGCCTGGTCTCTGGATGTTCAGAGCGGCCGACAGACGGAGTTAAGGTATTCTTACCGCTTCATCTGCAATGACAATTACTACGGAGAAAGTTGTTCCAAAATATGCACGCCGAGGGACGACCGTTTTGGCCACTACACCTGCGACCTCGACGACGGGCAGTTGTCCTGTCTGCCCGGCTGGAAGGGGGAATACTGCGAAGAAC CCATCTGCCTCGTGGGATGCAGTGAAGGAAACGGAAACTGCTCCAGACCTGGCGAGTGTGT GTGCAGAGAAGGTTGGCAGGGTCTGTTCTGTGATGAGTGTAAGAAGTACCCAGCGTGTAAACATGGCACCTGCCAACAGCCTTGGCAGTGTAACTGTaaggagggctggggagggctcTTCTGTGACCAAG ATCTGAACTTCTGCACGCACCACCGGCCGTGTGTGAACGGGGCGACCTGTATGAACACGGGTCAAGgcagctatacctgtacctgtcCCCCTGGGTTCACTGGGGTCAACTGTGAGCTGGAGCTGCAGGAGTGTGACAGCGACCCCTGCAGGAACGGAGGACTCTGCACG AACCTGGATGTTGGCTACAGGTGTTCGTGTCCGCAGGGCTTCGAGGGTTCTCATTGTGAACACAGCCTGTTGACGTGTGCCGACTCCCCCTGCTTCCACAGCGGACAGTGCCATCAGAAGGACAATGGTCGCAGCTACATCTGCGAGTGTCCTCCCGGATACACAGGACTCAACTGTGAGAAGAGAGTGGACAAGTGCACATCTCTTCCCTGCGCCAACG gcggTCTGTGTTTGATCCACGGTGGCGTGCGTCTGTGTAGCTGTCGCTCCGGTTTCACCGGCCAGCGCTGTGAGATCAACATCAACGAGTGTGCCGGGAACCCCTGCACCAACGGAGGGACCTGCCTGGACCGTATCAACGACTACACCTGTCACTGCCCCCAGGGGTACGTCGGACGAAACTGCGACCGCGGCCTGTACGAGTGCTCCATCAACCCCTGTCTTAACGGAGGGCTCTGCACCGGGGGAGGGGGGCCGGGGAAACCCCCTGCCACCTGTATCTGTCCAGCCGGCTTTACCGGGTCACGCTGCCAGTTCTTTGCTGTGACCCTGCCGGTGGGTGGGGAGAGGATCAATGGAGAGAGCCAAGATGGCTTCCAGTGGGCGGCAGTTTCCTTGGCTGTAGGGCTGGTTGCATTACTGGTGCTGCTATGCATGGTTGGGCTGGCTCTACGGCACATCCACAGGCGGACCGGCAGGgacaggggagatggggagacCATGAACAACCTATCAGATGTACAGAGGGATAACCTAATCCCCCCCTCCCAGCTGAAGAACACCAATCAGAAGGTTGGACTGGAAGTGGACTGCGAATCAGAGAAGTCAAACTTCATCCATAAGAACTATCAATTGGACTCGTATAGTAACGCAAAGTCGAAGGAGTTGAAGGATGATACGTCGCAAGAGGATAGAAGCAAAAGTCATGTGATCTATGACACGTGTTTAGAAGAGAAAATACCTCTGAGTAGAATGTACAG TGAAAAGTCGGAGTGTAGGATATCAACGATATGTTCCCCTCGAGACGCTCAGATCTACCAGTCCGTCTTTgttataggagaggagaggagggcgtgcGTCATAGCAACAGAG gtATAA